A single region of the Salvelinus sp. IW2-2015 linkage group LG20, ASM291031v2, whole genome shotgun sequence genome encodes:
- the LOC111981525 gene encoding mediator of RNA polymerase II transcription subunit 25: MDLPIKPGANQVADVVFVIEGTANLGPYFESLRKHYILPAIEYFNGGPPAETDFGGDYGGTQYGLVVFNTVDCAPESYVQCHAPTSSAFEFVSWIDSIQFMGGGAESCSLIAEGLSVALQLFDDFKKMREQM; the protein is encoded by the exons ATGGACCTGCCCATTAAACCTGGTGCTAATCAAGTGGCAGATGTGGTGTTCGTCATCGAAGGWACTGCAAACCTCGGCCCCTATTTTGAATCCCTCAGAAAACATTACATACTACCTGCAATTGA GTACTTCAATGGAGGCCCTCCAGCAGAGACAGACTTTGGAGGAGAT tatgGAGGCACACAGTATGGTCTTGTTGTGTTCAACACAGTGGACTGTGCTCCTGAATCCTACGTCCAGTGTCACGCACCAACCAGCTCAGCCTTTGAGTTTGTCTCATGGATTGACAGCATCCA GTTCatgggaggaggagcagagagctgTAGTCTCATCGCAGAGGGTCTGTCTGTGGCCTTGCAGCTCTTTGATGACTTCAAAAAGATGAGGGAGCAAATGTGA